The following proteins are encoded in a genomic region of Sparus aurata chromosome 23, fSpaAur1.1, whole genome shotgun sequence:
- the crb3a gene encoding protein crumbs homolog 3a: MAASPDVLAIPGVVVGSVLLLVLSSDPVWGNSTTLAPNTHTNGTNDPNGVNIAAIVAPTVIFGVLIIVAAVLAWLFCVVKKKRQTEGTYRPSAEEQSGASSVVAPDALKLPKEERLI; the protein is encoded by the exons ATGGCAGCGAGCCCGGATGTCCTCGCCATACCTGGAGTTGTGGTCGGGAGTGTTTTACTGCTGGTGCTGAGCAGTGATCCTGTGTGGG GGAATTCTACCACTCTTGCACCGAACACCCACACTAACGGCACTAATGACCCTaat GGCGTCAACATCGCGGCTATCGTCGCCCCCACCGTCATCTTTGGCGTTCTGATCATCGTCGCGGCCGTCCTCGCCTGGCTCTTCTGcgtggtgaagaagaagaggcagactGAAGGGACGTACAGACCCAGTGCCGAGGAGCAGTCCGGTGCCAGCAGCGTGGTGGCCCCGGATGCGCTGAAGCTACCAAAGGAGGAAAGACTCATTTGA